One part of the Tachyglossus aculeatus isolate mTacAcu1 chromosome 26, mTacAcu1.pri, whole genome shotgun sequence genome encodes these proteins:
- the C26H19orf54 gene encoding UPF0692 protein C19orf54 homolog yields MVAPPALSSPCPLPSPQVPPPPPPPSAPQDAPLSPPSPPCPPPPPPGPPVAPLVFGVAKSHLLQEALRRAGPTPGAHDDIKRLLTLHKDRFRSDLQWLLFCADLPSLIQEGPQCGLVALWMAGSLLAPPASVPLERIVATAMERGYTAQGEMFSAADMAKLAQEVYGCRAELLVGGLGGHNRQRVLRHITAGHPLLVPYDEDCNHEPCQRQGHKAHWAVSAGVLLGVRDPPPPNAFHEDPDLAGLFHPHHRSAAYPKVPVAVHVLAKQGKSCLYQLWDYEQLCQSNLQLTDFSPARAADGKTYVVPTGGVKAGLCGQALLLHPGPHCD; encoded by the exons ATGGTggcccctcctgccctctcctccccctgtccactcccaagccctcaggttcctcccccaccacccccgccctcagccccccagGATGCCCCTCTAAGCCCCCCAAGCCCCccgtgccctcctcctcctccccctgggccaCCGGTTGCCCCCCTGGTCTTCGGGGTGGCGAAGAGccatctcctgcaggaggcccTGAGGAGGGCAGGCCCCACCCCGGGGGCCCACGACGACATCAAGCGGCTCCTCACCCTCCACAAGGACCG TTTCAGGAGTGACCTGCAGTGGCTTCTCTTCTGTGCAGACTTGCCTTCCCTCATCCAGGAAGGACCCCA GTGCGGGCTGGTGGCCCTGTGGATGGCAGGGTCCTTGCTGGCCCCTCCCGCCAGCGTGCCCCTGGAGAGGATCGTGGCCACGGCCATGGAGCGGGGTTACACGGCACAGGGCGAGATGTTCTCAG CTGCTGACATGGCCAAGCTGGCCCAGGAAGTGTACGGCTGCCGggcagagctccttgtgggcggctTGGGGGGGCACAACCGCCAGCGCGTCCTACGGCACATCACTGCCGGGCACCCCCTGCTCGTCCC CTACGACGAGGACTGTAACCACGAGCCCTGCCAGCGGCAGGGACACAAGGCCCACTGGGCGGTCAGTGCAG GTGTCCTGCTGGGGGTGCGGGACCCCCCACCACCCAACGCCTTCCACGAGGACCCGGACCTCGCCGGCCTCTTCCACCCGCACCACCGGTCGGCCGCCTACCCCAAGGTGCCCGTGGCCGTCCACGTCCTGGCCAAGCAGGGCAAGAGCTGCCTCTACCAGCTGTGGGACTACGAGCAGCTGTGCCAGAGCAACCTGCAGCTCACAGACTTCTCCCCGGCCCGGGCAGCCGACGGAAAGACTTACGTGGTGCCCACGGGGGGAGTGAAGGCGGGGCTGTGTGGCCAGGCTTTGCTGCTGCACCCGGGCCCCCACTGTGACTGA